One genomic window of Candidatus Nitrospira nitrificans includes the following:
- a CDS encoding citrate/2-methylcitrate synthase produces the protein MSILANKDTRVVIQGGAAGVNAARRMAEFCFLIKRPLNVEAFVYPPDAGKSNEIPYGSGLIAIPVYKSIAEATKNHPTINTSLVYIGADRAMKGGMEALDDSHIKVVSMITEGVPEKDAKLLGAHARKLGKVFNGPSSIGIISAGACRLGVIGGAFDNLVLSKLYREGSFGVITKSGGLSNEIIWICSQFADGITTAIGIGGDAYPGTDYVSYLEMFENDPQTKAVVIVGEMGGDLEERAAEWYGAKKRRVKLIGVVSGFCQESLPKGMKFGHAGAKEGMKGEGSARSKSDALKKSGAIVPPTFGALGPAIKDTYQELLKSGQVKEPIEPAALPRLPKSVEEAMKADEVMVAPLIRTTISDDRGDEPCYDGYPASELINKGYEIPHVIGLLWDKRLISKQEAEIIKRIMMLSADHGPCVSGAYATILAACAGIGLSQAVAAGLIMIGPRFGGAVTDAGRWFKYAVDHKMDVDEFLAYMKKNVGPVPGIGHRVKSLRNPDKRVKELVGYVKSLNIKTPCLDFALQVEQVTAAKKDNLILNVDGTMAAVLVDLGFPVDSLNGFFILSRTIGLIGHWVDQKRQDSRLIRLFDYLVNYAAPKRREVPPLK, from the coding sequence ATGAGCATTCTGGCTAATAAAGACACCCGCGTTGTGATTCAGGGAGGCGCCGCCGGTGTCAACGCCGCTCGCCGCATGGCGGAGTTCTGCTTCCTCATCAAGCGCCCGCTCAATGTCGAGGCGTTCGTCTATCCGCCTGACGCCGGCAAGTCCAACGAAATTCCTTACGGCAGCGGGCTGATCGCGATCCCGGTTTACAAGAGTATCGCCGAAGCGACGAAGAACCATCCGACCATCAATACGAGCCTTGTCTATATCGGCGCGGACCGCGCGATGAAGGGCGGAATGGAAGCCCTTGACGATTCACACATCAAGGTCGTCTCGATGATTACCGAGGGTGTGCCGGAAAAGGACGCCAAGCTGCTCGGCGCCCATGCGCGTAAGCTCGGCAAGGTGTTCAACGGCCCGTCCTCGATCGGCATCATCTCCGCCGGCGCCTGTCGCTTGGGTGTGATCGGCGGCGCGTTCGACAATCTTGTCCTGTCGAAGCTCTATCGAGAGGGCTCGTTCGGCGTCATTACCAAGTCGGGCGGTCTCTCCAACGAAATCATCTGGATCTGTTCGCAGTTCGCCGACGGCATTACGACGGCGATCGGCATCGGCGGCGATGCCTATCCCGGCACCGACTATGTGAGCTACCTGGAAATGTTTGAGAACGATCCGCAGACCAAAGCGGTCGTCATCGTCGGAGAAATGGGCGGCGATCTCGAAGAGCGGGCCGCCGAGTGGTATGGCGCGAAGAAGCGTCGGGTGAAACTCATCGGCGTCGTTTCCGGATTCTGTCAGGAGAGTTTGCCCAAGGGAATGAAGTTCGGCCATGCCGGCGCCAAGGAAGGGATGAAGGGTGAGGGGTCGGCTCGGTCGAAATCCGACGCGCTCAAGAAGTCCGGCGCGATCGTCCCGCCGACGTTCGGCGCGCTCGGACCCGCGATCAAGGACACCTATCAGGAGTTGCTCAAGTCCGGCCAGGTGAAAGAGCCGATCGAGCCGGCCGCGCTGCCGCGCCTGCCGAAGTCCGTCGAAGAGGCGATGAAGGCGGACGAAGTGATGGTCGCGCCGTTGATTCGCACGACCATCAGCGATGATCGCGGCGACGAACCGTGCTACGACGGCTATCCGGCTTCCGAACTCATCAATAAAGGCTATGAGATCCCCCACGTCATCGGCTTGTTGTGGGACAAGCGGCTGATCTCGAAGCAGGAAGCCGAGATCATCAAGCGCATCATGATGCTGTCCGCCGACCACGGCCCCTGTGTCAGCGGCGCCTATGCGACGATTCTCGCGGCCTGTGCCGGTATCGGCTTGTCGCAAGCGGTGGCCGCCGGCTTGATCATGATCGGGCCCCGTTTCGGCGGCGCGGTTACGGATGCGGGCCGTTGGTTTAAGTACGCGGTCGACCATAAGATGGATGTGGATGAATTTCTGGCCTACATGAAAAAGAACGTCGGTCCGGTGCCGGGCATCGGACACCGCGTGAAGAGCCTGCGCAATCCGGACAAGCGCGTGAAAGAACTTGTGGGCTATGTGAAAAGTCTCAATATCAAGACGCCCTGTCTCGACTTCGCCTTGCAGGTAGAGCAGGTGACTGCGGCGAAGAAAGACAATTTGATTCTGAACGTGGACGGCACGATGGCGGCCGTGTTGGTCGATCTGGGCTTCCCGGTCGACAGTTTGAACGGCTTCTTCATCCTGTCGCGCACGATCGGGTTGATCGGCCATTGGGTCGATCAGAAACGTCAGGACAGCCGCTTGATCCGGCTGTTCGATTATCTGGTGAACTACGCGGCGCCCAAACGGCGGGAAGTTCCGCCGTTGAAATAG
- a CDS encoding aconitate hydratase — MSLDIAKALYAKMPDVLAKARKKFGRGLTLAEKILVAHADNFDTQNWERGKAMLALRPDRVAMQDATAQMAVLQFMQANKKKAAVPSTIHCDHLIRAEMGSQKDLARALDENKEVYNFLASAAKKYGIGFWKPGAGIIHQVVLENYAFPGCLIIGTDSHTPNGGGLGGLAIGVGGADAGEVMAGLPWEVLHPKLIGVKLTGKLSGWASPKDVILYLCGLLTVKGGTNKIVEYFGPGAETISATGKGTICNMGAELGATTSVFPFDQKMVAYMNITDRSDLSILATAQKDLLVADTEVYQSPEKYYDQIVEVDLSKLEPHVVGPHTPDLARPISKLKAEAQEKGYPVELKAALIGSCTNSSYEDISRSAHIAQQALKAGLKAKASFLVSPGSERIYHTMKRDGFLDTFEQLGGTVLSNSCGPCIGQWKRADGVKGKADSIVSSFNRNFPGRNDGINETLSFLASPEVVTAYAITGDLGFDPVNQVVKGADGKEFKFQPPVGEELPAKGFAKGEEGYVAPAEDGSNLTVDIPSTSERLQLLQPFPKWDGKDFDKLPLLIKTKGKTTTDHISPAGPWLKFRGHLDKISDNMFLGANNAFSSEPGKGTNVLTGEANLTMAQIARAYKAQGVGSIVVGDENYGEGSSREHAAMSPRFLNVRAVITKSFARIHETNLKKQGILPLTFADPKDYDKIEMNDRLSVLDLNSLAPGKPVTVVIHKAAGDVKVQANHSMTVQQITWFKAGSALNALN; from the coding sequence ATGTCGCTCGATATAGCCAAAGCCCTCTATGCCAAGATGCCGGATGTCTTGGCCAAGGCCAGAAAGAAATTCGGCCGTGGCCTGACGCTGGCGGAGAAGATTCTCGTCGCGCATGCCGACAACTTCGATACCCAGAATTGGGAGCGTGGGAAAGCCATGTTGGCCTTGCGGCCGGACCGGGTCGCCATGCAGGACGCGACGGCGCAGATGGCGGTCTTGCAGTTCATGCAGGCGAATAAGAAGAAAGCGGCCGTGCCGAGCACGATCCATTGCGACCATTTGATCCGCGCCGAGATGGGCTCGCAGAAGGACCTGGCGCGCGCTTTGGATGAGAACAAGGAAGTCTATAACTTCCTCGCGTCCGCCGCGAAGAAATATGGCATCGGCTTTTGGAAGCCGGGAGCCGGGATCATTCATCAAGTCGTGCTCGAAAATTATGCATTCCCTGGCTGCCTCATCATCGGGACCGACTCGCATACACCGAACGGCGGCGGGTTGGGTGGATTGGCGATCGGGGTGGGCGGGGCCGATGCCGGTGAAGTGATGGCCGGCCTGCCCTGGGAAGTGCTCCATCCGAAGCTCATCGGCGTGAAGCTGACCGGTAAGTTGAGCGGCTGGGCCTCGCCGAAAGACGTCATTCTCTATCTCTGCGGCCTGCTTACCGTGAAGGGCGGGACGAACAAGATCGTCGAGTACTTCGGCCCCGGCGCCGAGACGATCAGCGCCACCGGCAAGGGGACCATCTGTAATATGGGCGCCGAACTTGGCGCGACAACGTCCGTGTTCCCTTTCGACCAGAAGATGGTCGCCTACATGAACATCACGGATCGTTCGGATCTTTCGATCTTGGCGACCGCACAAAAAGACTTGCTCGTGGCCGACACTGAAGTCTATCAGTCGCCGGAGAAGTACTACGATCAGATCGTGGAAGTCGATCTCTCGAAGCTCGAGCCGCATGTGGTCGGGCCGCATACGCCGGACTTGGCCCGGCCGATCTCGAAATTGAAAGCGGAAGCGCAGGAGAAAGGCTATCCGGTCGAATTGAAAGCGGCGCTCATCGGCAGTTGCACCAACTCCTCCTATGAAGACATCAGCCGGTCGGCGCATATCGCGCAGCAGGCGCTGAAAGCCGGCTTGAAGGCGAAGGCTTCATTCTTGGTCTCGCCAGGCTCCGAGCGCATCTACCACACGATGAAGCGCGACGGGTTCTTGGACACGTTCGAGCAGCTCGGGGGCACCGTGCTGTCCAACTCTTGCGGCCCCTGCATCGGGCAGTGGAAGCGCGCGGACGGGGTGAAGGGCAAGGCTGATTCGATCGTCAGTTCCTTCAACCGGAATTTCCCAGGTCGCAACGACGGGATCAATGAAACATTGTCCTTCCTCGCCAGTCCGGAAGTCGTGACCGCTTATGCTATTACCGGCGATCTGGGCTTTGATCCGGTGAATCAGGTGGTGAAGGGCGCGGACGGCAAGGAGTTCAAGTTTCAGCCACCGGTGGGCGAGGAATTGCCGGCCAAGGGCTTTGCGAAGGGCGAAGAGGGGTATGTCGCTCCGGCTGAAGACGGTTCGAACTTGACCGTCGACATTCCGTCGACCAGCGAACGGTTGCAGTTGTTGCAGCCGTTCCCCAAGTGGGACGGCAAGGATTTCGACAAGTTACCGCTCTTGATCAAGACCAAGGGGAAGACTACGACCGACCACATTTCCCCGGCCGGTCCCTGGCTCAAGTTCCGCGGACATCTCGACAAGATCAGCGACAACATGTTCCTTGGAGCGAACAATGCGTTTTCGTCGGAGCCGGGGAAGGGTACGAACGTCCTGACCGGCGAAGCCAATCTTACGATGGCGCAAATTGCCAGAGCGTACAAGGCGCAAGGCGTCGGGTCGATCGTCGTCGGCGATGAGAATTACGGCGAAGGCAGCAGCCGTGAGCACGCAGCCATGTCGCCGCGGTTTCTGAACGTGCGAGCCGTCATCACGAAGAGCTTCGCGCGCATCCATGAAACGAACCTCAAGAAGCAGGGCATTCTGCCGTTGACCTTCGCCGACCCGAAGGATTACGACAAGATCGAGATGAACGATCGATTGAGCGTGCTCGATTTGAACAGTCTGGCTCCCGGCAAGCCGGTCACGGTGGTCATTCACAAGGCTGCCGGCGATGTGAAGGTTCAAGCCAATCACAGCATGACAGTGCAACAAATCACTTGGTTTAAGGCCGGTTCGGCGTTGAACGCGCTGAACTAA
- a CDS encoding NADP-dependent isocitrate dehydrogenase has protein sequence MAKADKIIYTKTDEAPMLATYSFLPIINAFTKAAGVSVELRDISLAGRVIAVFPEYLTPAQKQQDALAELGELAKTPEANIIKLPNISASLPQLQETIKELQKQGYKLPDYPENPKDDKEKDVKARYDKVKGSAVNPVLREGNSDRRAPLSVKAHTRKHPHKMGAWSPDSKTHVSHMKSGDFRSNEKSMTIPAATTAKIEFVGADGKTTVLKEKVALQAGEVLDATFMSVKALRAFLEEQIQDAQQKGVLFSLHMKATMMKISDPKIFGHAVTVYYKDVFEKHGETLKKLGVDPDNGLGDLYAKIKALPEDQRKAIESDIQEVYKKRPPMAMVNSDKGITNLHVPSDIIIDASMPPVIRDSGKMWGPDGKAADAKCVIPDSSYAPIYHEVVEFCKKHGAFDPKTMGTVPNVGLMAQAAEEYGSHDKTFKAPGNGTIRIVDAAGNTLHEHKVEAGDIWRACQVKDTPIQDWVKLAVTRARATGAPAVFWLNKDRAHDAELIKKVNAYLPKHDTNGLEIKIMSPADACRFSIERMKEGKDTISVTGNVLRDYLTDLFPILEIGTSAKMLSIVPLLNGGGLFETGAGGSAPKHVQQFQEEGYLRWDSLGEFLALAASLEHLAKVGNNPVAKILADTLDQANAKFLESNKSPARKVGEIDNRGSHFYLALYWAQALAAQTADKRIAERFTKIAKDLGDNEKKIDGELLAAQGKPQDVGGYYHPDDAKAAKAMRPSATLNAIIDAIA, from the coding sequence ATGGCGAAAGCAGACAAAATCATCTATACGAAGACCGACGAAGCGCCGATGCTGGCGACCTATTCGTTTCTGCCGATCATCAACGCCTTCACCAAGGCGGCTGGCGTCAGCGTGGAGCTGCGCGATATTTCGCTGGCAGGTCGGGTGATCGCCGTGTTTCCGGAGTATCTGACTCCGGCTCAAAAGCAACAGGATGCCTTGGCGGAGCTCGGCGAGCTGGCCAAGACGCCGGAAGCCAACATCATCAAGTTGCCCAACATCAGCGCCTCGTTGCCGCAGTTGCAAGAGACCATCAAGGAATTGCAGAAGCAAGGGTATAAGCTTCCTGACTACCCTGAGAATCCGAAAGACGACAAAGAGAAGGACGTCAAGGCTCGCTACGACAAAGTCAAAGGCAGCGCCGTCAATCCGGTGCTGCGTGAAGGCAACTCGGACCGCCGGGCCCCGTTGTCCGTGAAAGCCCATACCAGAAAGCATCCGCATAAGATGGGCGCCTGGAGTCCTGATTCCAAGACCCACGTGTCCCATATGAAGAGCGGCGACTTCCGCTCCAACGAAAAGTCGATGACGATTCCGGCAGCGACCACGGCGAAGATCGAATTTGTGGGCGCCGACGGCAAGACCACTGTCTTGAAAGAAAAGGTGGCGTTGCAGGCCGGTGAAGTGCTCGACGCGACGTTTATGAGCGTCAAGGCTCTCCGCGCGTTCCTTGAAGAGCAGATCCAGGATGCCCAGCAGAAGGGGGTGCTGTTCTCGCTCCATATGAAGGCCACGATGATGAAGATCTCAGATCCCAAGATCTTTGGTCATGCGGTGACCGTGTATTACAAGGATGTGTTCGAGAAGCATGGCGAGACGCTCAAGAAGCTGGGCGTCGATCCGGACAACGGTCTCGGCGACCTCTATGCCAAGATTAAGGCGTTGCCCGAGGATCAGCGCAAGGCGATCGAATCGGATATCCAAGAAGTCTATAAGAAGCGGCCGCCGATGGCGATGGTGAACAGCGATAAGGGCATCACCAATCTCCACGTGCCGAGCGACATCATCATCGACGCGTCGATGCCGCCGGTCATTCGCGACAGCGGCAAGATGTGGGGGCCCGACGGCAAGGCGGCGGACGCCAAATGCGTCATTCCCGATTCGAGCTATGCGCCCATCTATCACGAAGTCGTCGAGTTTTGTAAGAAGCACGGCGCGTTCGATCCGAAGACCATGGGTACCGTGCCCAACGTGGGTCTGATGGCGCAGGCGGCCGAGGAATACGGTTCGCACGACAAAACGTTCAAGGCGCCCGGCAACGGCACGATCCGCATCGTGGATGCGGCCGGCAACACGTTGCATGAACACAAGGTGGAAGCGGGGGACATCTGGCGCGCCTGCCAGGTGAAGGATACCCCCATCCAGGACTGGGTCAAGCTGGCCGTGACACGCGCCAGGGCCACCGGCGCTCCGGCGGTGTTCTGGTTGAACAAGGATCGCGCGCACGATGCCGAGTTGATCAAGAAGGTCAATGCCTATTTGCCGAAACATGACACGAACGGTCTTGAGATCAAGATCATGTCGCCCGCGGACGCCTGCCGCTTCTCCATCGAGCGGATGAAGGAAGGCAAGGATACGATCTCGGTCACCGGCAACGTGCTCCGTGACTATCTCACGGATTTGTTCCCGATTCTTGAAATCGGCACCAGCGCCAAGATGCTCTCGATCGTTCCGTTGCTGAACGGCGGCGGGTTGTTCGAGACCGGCGCGGGTGGCTCGGCCCCGAAACACGTGCAGCAGTTCCAGGAAGAAGGCTATTTGCGATGGGATTCGCTCGGTGAGTTTCTCGCGCTTGCGGCCTCGCTGGAACATCTTGCGAAAGTGGGAAACAATCCGGTCGCCAAGATTCTGGCCGATACTCTGGATCAGGCCAACGCGAAGTTTCTGGAGAGCAACAAGTCGCCCGCGCGCAAAGTCGGGGAAATCGACAACCGTGGCAGCCACTTCTACCTGGCGCTCTATTGGGCGCAGGCCTTGGCCGCGCAAACGGCGGATAAGCGGATCGCTGAGCGATTCACGAAGATCGCGAAGGATCTGGGCGACAACGAAAAGAAGATCGACGGCGAATTGCTGGCCGCGCAAGGCAAGCCGCAGGATGTCGGTGGGTACTATCATCCGGACGATGCGAAGGCCGCCAAGGCCATGCGTCCGAGCGCAACCTTGAACGCGATCATCGACGCGATCGCTTGA
- a CDS encoding 4Fe-4S dicluster domain-containing protein encodes MASQEIDTQNIIDQPEVLKPRLVTIEIAGKKVDVPEGITVVKAMWYAGIDVVRGVGCLGGFCGACATYYRTKDDPKVRTCLACQMAVQDGMSFTMMPPFPARKATYEIQKLKDPKQDLFNLYPEAPLCRNCNACTEACPQKIDVREGVWKAVFGDFKSVSEMFMDCVMCGMCTPVCIADIAPNLVALYVSRAQGAHFSEKPVGLDVRIQEIQDGLYNDEWNTILKMNEKELAEHCATVK; translated from the coding sequence ATGGCGTCACAAGAAATCGATACGCAGAACATCATCGACCAGCCGGAGGTCCTCAAACCCCGGCTGGTGACGATCGAGATCGCCGGCAAGAAAGTGGATGTGCCGGAAGGGATCACGGTCGTGAAAGCCATGTGGTATGCGGGAATCGACGTCGTGCGCGGCGTCGGCTGCCTCGGCGGGTTCTGCGGCGCCTGTGCGACCTACTATCGCACGAAGGATGATCCAAAGGTCCGGACCTGCCTGGCTTGTCAGATGGCGGTTCAAGACGGGATGTCCTTCACGATGATGCCTCCCTTCCCTGCCCGCAAGGCGACCTACGAGATTCAGAAGCTCAAAGATCCCAAGCAGGACCTCTTTAATCTGTACCCGGAAGCGCCGCTCTGCCGGAACTGCAACGCCTGCACGGAGGCGTGTCCGCAGAAGATCGATGTGCGTGAGGGAGTCTGGAAAGCCGTCTTCGGCGACTTCAAGAGCGTCTCCGAGATGTTCATGGACTGCGTCATGTGCGGCATGTGTACGCCGGTGTGCATTGCCGACATTGCGCCGAATCTCGTGGCGCTGTACGTCAGTCGCGCGCAGGGCGCGCATTTTTCAGAAAAGCCGGTCGGCCTCGACGTGCGCATTCAGGAAATTCAAGACGGCCTGTACAACGACGAGTGGAACACAATTCTGAAGATGAATGAGAAGGAACTGGCCGAACACTGTGCGACGGTGAAGTAG
- a CDS encoding FAD-binding protein: MDIHTLQQIVHKTRDARRKQTIPKFPPAERDQLIHKYHPDFRASAYRPIKFGPNEGDQTVVELATLLEGDSSIQDHADLTPHYTCDVLVIGGGGAGCAAALHAHGAGAKTILATKLRLGDSNSVMAQGGMQISVAPEDSPVTHFIDTLKGGHMENDHALLKTMVEDGPSIAKWLLELGVLFDRQADGNLHVKKGGGSSKPRLLTCSDYTGLEIMRVLKDEVINQKIQLLEFAAAIELLSDETGNCTGAIFKDLDNQRHVVVAAKCVILATGGIGRLHIQGFPTSNHYGATGDGLCLSYRMGAKLAHIDTFQYHPSGAVYPEQLIGALVTEGIRSEGGHLVNAKGERFVNELDTRDVVSSSIIRECEEGRGIRTMSGRVGVWLDTPLLDAEHGPGTVEKHFPAMMLQFERFGIDISKDPVLIYPTLHYQNGGVKIDTNSETNVKNLFVAGEASGGLHGRNRLMGNSLLDLMVYGKRSGLTAAGRVGSMKQGQLTLKHLQRFRAEAKKHGHVSGVISPMILPAYTRKVG; the protein is encoded by the coding sequence ATGGACATCCACACGCTTCAACAAATCGTTCACAAGACTCGGGATGCCCGCCGCAAGCAGACGATCCCTAAGTTCCCTCCCGCCGAACGTGATCAACTGATTCACAAATATCATCCGGATTTCAGAGCCAGCGCCTACCGGCCGATCAAGTTCGGTCCCAACGAGGGCGACCAGACGGTCGTGGAGTTGGCGACGCTGCTCGAAGGTGACAGCTCCATCCAGGATCATGCCGATCTCACGCCGCACTACACCTGCGATGTGCTCGTGATCGGCGGTGGCGGGGCCGGTTGTGCAGCGGCACTGCATGCGCACGGCGCCGGCGCCAAGACCATCCTGGCGACGAAGCTGCGGCTGGGGGACTCGAACAGCGTGATGGCGCAGGGCGGGATGCAGATTTCCGTCGCGCCTGAAGATTCGCCGGTGACGCATTTCATCGATACGCTCAAGGGCGGCCACATGGAGAACGACCATGCCCTTCTGAAGACCATGGTCGAGGATGGGCCGTCGATTGCGAAATGGCTGCTGGAGCTGGGCGTGCTGTTCGACCGTCAGGCCGACGGGAATTTGCATGTGAAAAAGGGGGGCGGCAGTTCCAAGCCCCGTCTCTTGACCTGTTCCGACTATACCGGCCTTGAAATCATGCGAGTGCTCAAGGACGAGGTCATCAACCAAAAGATTCAGTTGCTCGAGTTTGCGGCCGCCATCGAATTGCTGAGTGACGAGACAGGGAACTGTACCGGCGCGATCTTCAAAGATTTGGATAATCAGCGGCATGTGGTCGTGGCGGCGAAGTGCGTGATCCTGGCGACCGGCGGCATCGGCCGTCTGCACATCCAGGGGTTTCCGACGAGCAATCACTATGGCGCGACCGGCGACGGACTGTGCCTGTCCTATCGCATGGGCGCGAAACTGGCCCATATCGATACCTTCCAATACCACCCCTCAGGGGCGGTGTATCCGGAGCAACTGATCGGCGCCTTGGTGACGGAAGGGATCCGCTCCGAAGGCGGTCACCTGGTCAACGCCAAGGGCGAGCGCTTCGTCAATGAGCTCGACACGCGCGACGTCGTCTCCTCATCGATCATCCGCGAGTGTGAGGAAGGACGTGGGATCAGGACGATGTCGGGCCGCGTCGGAGTCTGGCTGGACACGCCGCTGTTGGATGCCGAGCATGGACCCGGCACGGTGGAAAAACATTTTCCGGCGATGATGTTGCAATTCGAACGGTTCGGGATCGATATCAGCAAAGATCCGGTGCTGATCTATCCAACGCTGCACTATCAAAATGGCGGGGTGAAGATCGATACCAATTCGGAAACGAATGTGAAGAATCTCTTTGTCGCCGGTGAAGCCTCGGGCGGCCTGCATGGACGCAATCGGTTGATGGGGAATTCGCTGCTCGACCTGATGGTGTACGGCAAACGATCCGGATTGACGGCGGCGGGCCGTGTCGGATCGATGAAGCAAGGTCAGCTCACGTTGAAACACTTGCAGCGGTTCCGGGCCGAAGCCAAGAAGCACGGTCATGTCAGTGGCGTGATTTCGCCGATGATTCTGCCGGCGTATACGAGGAAAGTGGGGTGA
- the sucC gene encoding ADP-forming succinate--CoA ligase subunit beta codes for MNVHEFQAKSLFAQFGVPVPRGKEIISPEDATAWAHELNTPVFVVKAQIHAGGRGKAGGVKITKDKGAVAGFAKELIGKTLVTHQTGPKGRQVHRLLMEEGANIAKELYLSILVDRDTGWPTFIASTEGGMEIEEVAAHTPEKIIKEAIDPAVGFQGHNGRNVAFALGLQNIEPAVINPFVKMLGNLYRLFMEKDAALVEINPLIITKEKGLIALDGKVSFDDNGLFKHEDVQKMRDLNEEEPLEIEATANNLNYVKLDGNIGCMVNGAGLAMATMDVIKLAGSEPANFLDVGGGATKETVAAGFRILLKDPNVKGIFINIFGGIVRCERIAHGVIEAAKEVKITVPLVVRLQGTNAEEGRTLLAGSGLKLEVADDLWEAAQKIVKLTGKAA; via the coding sequence ATGAACGTGCATGAGTTCCAAGCGAAGTCATTATTTGCTCAGTTCGGCGTTCCGGTGCCGCGAGGGAAGGAAATTATTTCTCCCGAAGATGCGACCGCCTGGGCCCATGAACTCAATACACCGGTCTTCGTCGTGAAGGCGCAGATCCATGCCGGCGGGCGAGGCAAAGCCGGCGGGGTCAAGATCACCAAAGACAAAGGCGCGGTGGCCGGATTTGCCAAGGAGTTGATCGGCAAGACATTGGTCACGCATCAGACCGGTCCGAAGGGGCGTCAGGTTCACCGTCTCTTGATGGAAGAAGGCGCCAATATCGCAAAAGAACTCTATCTGTCGATCCTTGTGGATCGCGACACCGGCTGGCCCACCTTCATCGCCAGCACCGAAGGTGGGATGGAAATCGAAGAAGTGGCGGCCCACACGCCGGAAAAGATCATCAAGGAAGCAATCGATCCGGCGGTCGGGTTTCAGGGGCACAACGGCCGCAACGTGGCGTTCGCGCTGGGCCTGCAGAACATCGAACCGGCGGTCATCAACCCCTTCGTGAAGATGTTGGGGAATCTGTATCGCTTGTTTATGGAGAAGGACGCAGCGTTGGTCGAGATCAACCCCTTGATCATCACGAAAGAAAAGGGTTTGATTGCTCTGGACGGCAAGGTGTCGTTCGATGACAACGGCCTCTTCAAGCACGAGGACGTGCAGAAGATGCGGGATCTGAATGAAGAAGAACCATTGGAAATCGAAGCGACGGCCAACAACCTGAATTATGTGAAACTCGACGGCAACATCGGCTGCATGGTGAACGGGGCTGGCCTTGCCATGGCGACGATGGACGTGATCAAGCTCGCGGGCAGTGAGCCGGCGAACTTTTTAGACGTTGGGGGTGGCGCAACGAAAGAGACGGTGGCGGCCGGCTTTCGGATTCTCCTGAAAGATCCGAACGTCAAGGGCATCTTCATCAATATCTTCGGTGGGATTGTTCGCTGCGAACGGATTGCGCACGGGGTCATCGAGGCGGCGAAGGAAGTGAAGATCACCGTACCCCTCGTCGTTCGGTTGCAGGGCACAAACGCAGAGGAAGGCCGCACGCTATTGGCCGGATCGGGATTGAAGCTGGAAGTGGCTGATGATCTCTGGGAAGCAGCGCAAAAAATCGTGAAATTGACCGGCAAGGCAGCGTGA
- the sucD gene encoding succinate--CoA ligase subunit alpha: protein MSILVNKNTRVVVQGITGKEGSFHATQCKAYGTKIVAGVTPGKAGQEVEGIPVFNTVADAVKKTEADTSLIFVPPPFCADAILEAADAGIKLVICITEGIPVNDMVKVKRALRGRDVRLIGPNCPGVITVDEAKIGIMPGFIHKKGVVGVVSRSGTLTYEAVHQLSTLGLGETTCVGIGGDPVNGTGFVDVLPLFEKDTETQAIVMIGEIGGDAEEKAAEFIKKNVKKPVISFIAGITAPPGRRMGHAGAIISGGKGTAAEKMKTLEAAGVKVVKNPAEIGAAVKKALGR from the coding sequence GTGAGTATTCTCGTCAATAAAAATACGCGAGTGGTGGTGCAGGGGATTACGGGCAAGGAAGGGTCGTTCCACGCGACGCAATGCAAAGCTTATGGGACAAAGATCGTGGCCGGGGTGACGCCAGGGAAGGCCGGGCAGGAAGTCGAGGGCATTCCCGTGTTCAACACGGTGGCTGATGCGGTCAAGAAGACCGAAGCTGATACCTCACTGATCTTTGTGCCGCCGCCGTTCTGTGCCGATGCCATTCTTGAAGCAGCGGATGCCGGAATCAAGTTGGTCATTTGCATCACCGAAGGCATTCCTGTCAACGATATGGTGAAGGTCAAGCGGGCGCTCCGCGGCCGGGATGTGAGGCTGATCGGACCGAATTGCCCAGGTGTCATCACGGTCGATGAAGCGAAGATCGGCATTATGCCGGGCTTCATTCACAAGAAGGGCGTGGTGGGAGTGGTCTCTCGCAGCGGCACCCTCACGTATGAAGCCGTCCATCAACTCTCGACGTTGGGGTTGGGCGAAACGACCTGCGTTGGGATCGGTGGCGATCCGGTGAACGGCACGGGATTTGTGGATGTCTTACCGTTGTTTGAAAAGGACACGGAGACCCAAGCCATTGTCATGATCGGCGAGATCGGCGGCGATGCGGAGGAAAAAGCGGCCGAGTTCATCAAGAAGAACGTCAAGAAACCGGTCATCAGCTTCATCGCCGGCATCACGGCGCCTCCTGGCCGCCGCATGGGCCATGCCGGAGCGATTATTTCAGGTGGCAAGGGGACGGCAGCCGAAAAAATGAAAACCCTGGAAGCGGCTGGAGTCAAAGTCGTCAAGAATCCAGCTGAGATCGGTGCGGCGGTCAAAAAAGCGTTGGGACGGTAG